One window of Mailhella massiliensis genomic DNA carries:
- the cysK gene encoding cysteine synthase A, producing the protein MNILDTIGHTPLIFLDKVSASLPAKIHVKYEARNPGSSIKDRAAAGYLQAALASGELAPGGAVVEATSGNLGIGLAVACGKLNLRLILTMPASASRERMALLRAMGAEVVLTDAGRGMQGAQDRAEEILRDLPGAFRPNQFDNPIGPRVHYETTGPEILEDCRKEGFSPAAFAAGVGSGATLMGVSRRLKEADSSIFCAAVEPAESPVLSKGRSGAHGIQGIGANFVPAVFDRSLVDDIITVTTEEAMETARMLMKEESLSCGISSGANVCAAMKLARRPELAGRHIVTIAPDTGERYLSTSLFSKD; encoded by the coding sequence ATGAATATTCTCGATACCATAGGGCATACGCCGCTTATTTTTCTGGACAAGGTTTCGGCTTCTCTTCCCGCGAAGATCCATGTGAAATACGAGGCCCGCAACCCCGGCAGTTCCATCAAGGACAGGGCCGCGGCGGGATATCTGCAAGCGGCGCTCGCCTCGGGCGAACTCGCCCCCGGCGGAGCCGTGGTGGAAGCCACGAGCGGCAACCTCGGCATAGGCCTTGCCGTGGCGTGCGGCAAGCTGAATCTCCGGCTCATTCTCACCATGCCCGCCTCGGCCAGCCGCGAACGCATGGCGCTTCTGCGCGCCATGGGGGCGGAAGTGGTGCTTACCGACGCCGGACGCGGTATGCAGGGGGCGCAGGACAGGGCCGAAGAAATTCTGCGCGATCTTCCGGGGGCGTTCCGCCCCAATCAGTTCGACAACCCCATCGGCCCCCGGGTGCACTATGAAACGACGGGCCCCGAAATTCTTGAAGACTGCCGAAAGGAAGGATTCTCCCCTGCCGCCTTTGCGGCCGGCGTGGGTTCCGGCGCCACGCTCATGGGCGTGAGCCGCAGACTCAAGGAGGCCGACTCCTCCATCTTCTGCGCCGCCGTGGAGCCTGCCGAATCGCCGGTGCTCTCAAAGGGCCGCAGCGGCGCTCACGGCATACAGGGCATAGGCGCGAACTTCGTGCCCGCCGTATTCGACCGCTCCCTTGTGGACGACATCATCACCGTGACCACGGAAGAAGCCATGGAAACCGCCCGCATGCTCATGAAGGAAGAATCGCTGAGCTGCGGCATCAGCTCCGGCGCCAACGTATGCGCCGCCATGAAGCTCGCCCGCAGGCCGGAACTGGCGGGCAGGCACATCGTCACCATCGCGCCCGATACCGGCGAGCGTTACCTTTCCACCTCTCTCTTTTCCAAGGACTGA
- a CDS encoding AraC family transcriptional regulator, whose translation MGEWERINDALKEKALRHMPEVGVKETAVPGLSISRRLAHDILENSLYKPCIGVMLQGRKKSIIGMEEYIYGEGQCLVVGVDVPSSFYVMDGTEDAPFLCLSLAVDSFLLTRLAAEVPPSPESSSASSMRGVSVENVDVAVLDAFSRLMDLLDRPEHISMLAPMIIKEIYYRMLLGPQGDFLRRFHTLGSQSTQIAQAVTWLRDNYRSPLQVEELARRVNMATSTFHRHFKEVTSLSPLQFHKRLRLFEAQRLMLAERVDAASAGLAVGYESPTQFNREYKRLFGEPPHRNITRLKNASSGRA comes from the coding sequence ATGGGAGAATGGGAACGCATCAACGACGCACTCAAGGAAAAGGCGCTTCGCCACATGCCCGAAGTGGGAGTGAAGGAAACGGCCGTGCCCGGTCTCTCCATTTCCCGCCGTCTGGCGCACGACATTCTGGAAAACAGTCTGTACAAGCCCTGCATAGGGGTGATGCTTCAGGGCAGGAAGAAATCCATCATCGGCATGGAGGAATACATTTACGGCGAAGGTCAGTGCCTTGTGGTGGGGGTGGACGTGCCGAGTTCCTTCTATGTGATGGACGGCACGGAAGATGCGCCCTTCCTCTGTCTTTCTCTGGCGGTGGACAGCTTTCTGCTCACGAGGCTTGCGGCGGAGGTTCCGCCTTCCCCGGAAAGTTCCTCCGCATCCTCCATGCGGGGCGTTTCCGTGGAAAACGTGGACGTGGCCGTACTCGACGCCTTTTCCCGCCTGATGGATCTTCTGGACAGGCCCGAGCACATTTCCATGCTTGCGCCCATGATCATCAAGGAAATCTATTACCGTATGCTTCTCGGCCCGCAGGGCGATTTTCTGCGCCGCTTTCATACTCTCGGTTCCCAGAGCACGCAGATAGCCCAGGCCGTGACGTGGCTGCGCGACAACTACCGTTCGCCCTTGCAGGTGGAGGAGCTGGCGCGGCGCGTGAACATGGCTACTTCCACCTTTCACAGGCATTTCAAGGAAGTGACCAGCCTGAGTCCTCTGCAGTTCCACAAGCGGCTGCGTCTTTTTGAAGCGCAGCGCCTCATGCTGGCGGAACGGGTGGATGCGGCGAGCGCGGGGCTTGCCGTGGGCTACGAAAGCCCCACGCAGTTCAACCGGGAATACAAGCGCCTTTTCGGCGAGCCCCCGCACAGGAACATCACGCGGCTGAAGAACGCTTCGTCGGGGAGAGCCTAG
- a CDS encoding 3-isopropylmalate dehydratase small subunit gives MQNAHGKAFVFGDDVNTDVILPGKYLNVTDPQELASHCMESEDPDFVKKARPGDIMVAKRNFGCGSSREHAPLSIKYLGVSCVIASTFARIFFRNALNIGLPILECEEAANNIHEGDTVSVDFNTGVITNETTGRTFQAEPFPPFMQNLIACGGLVNYSKDKIEKLRSGR, from the coding sequence ATGCAGAACGCCCACGGCAAAGCCTTTGTTTTCGGCGACGACGTCAATACCGACGTCATCCTTCCCGGCAAGTACCTCAACGTGACCGACCCGCAGGAGCTGGCCTCCCACTGCATGGAATCGGAAGACCCCGATTTCGTGAAGAAGGCCCGCCCCGGAGACATCATGGTGGCCAAAAGGAACTTCGGCTGCGGCTCCTCGCGCGAGCACGCGCCTCTGTCCATCAAGTACCTGGGAGTTTCCTGCGTCATCGCCTCCACCTTCGCCCGCATCTTCTTCCGCAACGCCCTGAACATCGGCCTGCCCATTCTGGAATGCGAGGAGGCGGCGAACAACATTCATGAAGGCGACACGGTGAGCGTGGACTTCAACACCGGCGTCATCACCAACGAAACGACGGGCAGAACCTTTCAGGCCGAGCCCTTCCCGCCCTTCATGCAGAACCTCATCGCCTGCGGCGGTCTGGTGAACTACTCGAAGGACAAGATAGAAAAGCTGCGTTCCGGCCGCTGA
- a CDS encoding sulfatase-like hydrolase/transferase produces the protein MNWTYPRLVILLAASLLLLVHALWFLQVPVWYPVRCFLNGLPITIFFFIPALLHRRMARPWLIVMTSLLIIPAVFAGMHLFYYEATISQQSLFAIFESNINESVEFVRSQFSLSALFYLLALLALPLTLLYKTLKAVRHGDFQAARLCAVVLVSAACALSLSGKINRLAKDNIACQLVQSCLAYRQSVNDLEQYLAKAATLQAPDVAAAPGPVTLVVLIGESSSRHHWGIYGYFRNTTPRLASLEKELLLFRDAISPFGRTTLSVAAALTCTDVPGTGDIPLVNVFRQAGFETIWISNQSTVDDTNMIVRLISGADRKIYLNKGGDQAYARSYDEKILPVLDDILALPSPSGKRLILIHTMGSHVNYASRYPEEFARFTGGNDIEEKPWFTGKAVKYINNYDNSILYTDHIIASVMERLRNIPGSALLFFSDHGEEVFDTRKHHGHHDSVDSRYYVDIPFLVWLSDSYRSGLSPETLARWQKACDFPFINNAAPYIMMDLCKISFRTPHMKDSPLSPDFLPTPRFIHGINYDSRYPGNAGIKEPVPLHR, from the coding sequence ATGAATTGGACATATCCAAGGCTTGTGATCCTTCTTGCCGCATCCCTGCTGCTCCTGGTTCACGCGCTCTGGTTTCTGCAGGTTCCCGTATGGTATCCGGTACGCTGCTTTCTCAACGGACTGCCCATCACCATCTTTTTCTTCATCCCCGCACTGCTCCACAGACGCATGGCCCGGCCGTGGCTCATCGTCATGACATCGCTTCTGATCATTCCCGCGGTCTTTGCGGGTATGCACCTCTTCTATTATGAAGCGACCATTTCCCAGCAGTCACTGTTCGCCATTTTTGAAAGCAACATCAACGAATCCGTGGAATTTGTCCGTTCCCAGTTTTCTCTGAGCGCCCTGTTTTACCTGCTCGCACTGCTGGCTCTTCCTCTGACGCTGCTTTACAAAACATTGAAAGCCGTCCGGCACGGAGACTTTCAGGCCGCCCGGCTCTGCGCCGTCGTGCTTGTGTCTGCTGCCTGCGCACTTTCCCTGTCGGGAAAAATAAACAGACTCGCCAAGGACAACATTGCCTGCCAGCTCGTGCAGAGCTGCCTGGCCTACCGCCAGAGTGTGAACGATCTGGAACAGTATCTGGCAAAAGCCGCCACGCTTCAGGCACCCGACGTTGCTGCGGCCCCCGGTCCCGTCACGCTCGTCGTACTCATCGGAGAATCCTCAAGCCGCCATCACTGGGGAATATACGGATATTTCCGCAACACCACGCCCCGCCTCGCCTCGCTTGAAAAGGAACTTCTCCTTTTCAGGGATGCCATCAGTCCCTTCGGACGCACCACCCTCAGCGTCGCCGCAGCGCTTACCTGCACGGATGTTCCCGGCACGGGAGACATCCCTCTTGTCAACGTCTTCCGGCAGGCAGGTTTTGAAACCATCTGGATTTCCAACCAGAGTACTGTGGACGACACCAACATGATCGTCCGGCTCATTTCCGGTGCGGACAGAAAAATCTATCTGAACAAAGGCGGCGATCAGGCCTATGCCCGTTCCTACGACGAAAAAATACTTCCCGTTCTGGACGACATTCTCGCCCTCCCTTCCCCTTCGGGAAAAAGACTCATTCTCATTCATACCATGGGTTCGCATGTCAACTATGCCTCACGTTACCCGGAGGAGTTCGCCCGCTTCACCGGGGGAAACGACATAGAGGAAAAACCATGGTTCACTGGCAAGGCTGTAAAATACATCAATAATTACGACAACAGCATTCTCTATACCGATCACATCATCGCCTCGGTCATGGAAAGGCTGCGCAACATCCCCGGAAGCGCCCTGCTTTTCTTCTCCGATCACGGCGAGGAAGTCTTCGACACAAGAAAGCATCACGGTCATCACGATTCGGTGGATTCCCGCTATTATGTGGATATTCCTTTCCTTGTCTGGCTTTCGGACTCCTACCGCAGCGGGCTTTCCCCGGAAACTCTGGCACGATGGCAGAAGGCATGTGATTTTCCCTTCATCAACAACGCCGCGCCCTATATCATGATGGATCTCTGCAAAATCTCCTTCCGTACTCCGCATATGAAGGATTCACCGCTTTCCCCCGACTTCCTCCCCACTCCTAGATTCATCCACGGGATAAACTACGACTCACGCTATCCGGGAAACGCAGGCATTAAAGAACCCGTTCCCCTGCACCGATAA
- a CDS encoding helix-turn-helix domain-containing protein translates to MTRQSIVLLVAGNLVRRRKTAGLTQAQVAERLSVEKESISRMESGKIVLNLERLQQFADLYGCSVCEFFKDGTPELQLHTQAIADLLRPLTMEEREAVVRFVSEAVRLLKKKDK, encoded by the coding sequence ATGACCAGGCAAAGCATTGTCTTGCTGGTGGCCGGAAATCTTGTACGCAGACGCAAGACCGCCGGGCTTACTCAGGCTCAGGTGGCGGAGAGGCTTTCCGTGGAAAAGGAAAGCATCTCCCGCATGGAAAGCGGAAAGATAGTGCTCAATCTCGAACGGCTTCAGCAGTTTGCCGATCTTTACGGCTGTTCGGTGTGCGAGTTCTTTAAAGATGGAACACCGGAACTGCAGTTACATACACAGGCCATCGCCGACCTGCTTCGTCCTCTGACCATGGAAGAGCGTGAAGCGGTTGTCCGTTTTGTGAGCGAGGCCGTACGGCTTTTGAAAAAAAAAGACAAATGA
- a CDS encoding DUF1538 domain-containing protein, whose product MLFIEKCRESVISVIPVVILVLLLHLTVAPLGDDLPKFLTGAALFIVGLGLFLVGADIGVLPVGQKVGSTLTGKKNLALMLAVGFVVGFIITVAEPDVQVLAAQVTGVAPVIAPMALVCIIAAGVGFFVAVAMGRIIFQLPLKTLLFVCYGAVFLCALLASDLFLGIGFDAGGATTGPMTVPFIMALGVGVAAVRGGSNAGDDSFGFVGLASVGPILAVLMLGVFASPAVPEISSAAQAAQEGLAAHFLHLLPEVTHEVAMALGPLALLFLLFRLFLIRLSRRQTLRMVMGLIYTFIGVILFFLGVKGGFMPTGDALGALLSAPENRFLLIPVALVLGAVVVCAEPAVWILTEQVEQVSGGAIRRRLMLIALSAGVSLAVGIAMYRVMTGTSLWFFLIPGYAAAMLLMRLCPRMFTAIAFDSGGVASGPMASTFILAFMLGVSKGVGGNPAVDAFGCIAMIAMTPLIAIQLLGIVFSRKTGGRS is encoded by the coding sequence ATGCTTTTCATTGAAAAGTGCAGGGAGTCCGTGATCTCGGTCATTCCGGTGGTCATTCTGGTACTCCTGCTCCATCTGACCGTTGCTCCCCTGGGCGACGATCTGCCGAAGTTCCTGACCGGGGCTGCGCTGTTCATCGTCGGTCTCGGGCTTTTTCTCGTGGGGGCAGACATCGGCGTCCTGCCCGTGGGCCAGAAAGTGGGGTCCACCCTTACCGGGAAAAAAAACCTCGCCCTCATGCTGGCCGTGGGCTTCGTGGTGGGCTTCATCATTACCGTGGCCGAACCCGACGTGCAGGTGCTCGCCGCGCAGGTCACGGGGGTGGCCCCGGTCATCGCTCCCATGGCGCTTGTGTGCATCATCGCCGCGGGCGTCGGCTTCTTCGTGGCCGTGGCCATGGGGCGCATCATCTTCCAGCTTCCGCTCAAGACGCTGCTTTTTGTCTGCTACGGCGCGGTGTTTCTCTGCGCGCTGCTTGCGTCCGATCTCTTTCTGGGCATAGGTTTCGATGCGGGCGGCGCCACCACCGGCCCCATGACCGTGCCCTTCATCATGGCTCTCGGCGTGGGTGTGGCCGCGGTACGCGGCGGCAGCAATGCCGGGGACGACAGCTTCGGCTTCGTGGGCCTGGCCTCGGTGGGCCCCATACTCGCCGTGCTCATGCTCGGGGTATTCGCCTCCCCCGCCGTACCGGAAATCTCCTCCGCGGCTCAGGCCGCGCAGGAAGGACTGGCAGCCCATTTTCTCCACCTGCTGCCGGAGGTCACCCATGAAGTCGCCATGGCTCTCGGCCCGCTGGCGCTGCTGTTTCTGCTCTTCCGCCTCTTTCTCATCCGGCTTTCCCGGAGGCAGACGCTGCGCATGGTCATGGGCCTTATCTACACCTTCATCGGCGTGATTCTGTTCTTCCTCGGCGTGAAGGGCGGATTCATGCCCACGGGCGACGCCCTCGGCGCGCTGCTCTCCGCCCCGGAAAACCGCTTTCTGCTCATTCCCGTGGCGCTGGTGCTCGGCGCCGTGGTGGTATGTGCGGAACCTGCGGTGTGGATTCTCACCGAGCAGGTGGAACAGGTTTCCGGCGGCGCCATACGGCGCAGGCTCATGCTCATCGCTCTTTCCGCAGGCGTATCCCTTGCCGTGGGCATCGCCATGTACCGGGTAATGACGGGTACAAGTCTCTGGTTCTTCCTCATTCCGGGCTATGCTGCGGCCATGCTGCTCATGCGGCTGTGCCCGCGCATGTTCACGGCCATAGCCTTCGACTCCGGCGGCGTGGCCTCGGGGCCCATGGCATCCACCTTCATTCTGGCCTTCATGCTGGGCGTTTCCAAGGGCGTGGGCGGAAACCCCGCCGTGGACGCCTTCGGCTGCATCGCCATGATCGCCATGACGCCGCTTATCGCCATTCAGCTTCTGGGCATTGTCTTCAGCCGCAAGACGGGGGGCCGTTCATGA
- a CDS encoding glycosyltransferase family 9 protein: protein MKKFHILCLRSDRIGDMLVSTPVIHRLRELYPDAVLDVVASPLGAVALEGNPEVDHVFVYDKKNVRSWFSLLPHLWARHDLVVSFNDRSRTLRMLSALARGERKGALNKGRLAPWSGAEEEGSHYSGVMLRELEAEFSLPHDEHPDISIRFHLPEEVEKSVRGSFPPVPGLTRVGIFIGNIKKTGLRWPIEKFVELSRVLLEKNPGLDVWIVAGESDVPLLEVYRGMEHPRLHRFIGRKSLQYTAAFLKTCDAFVTCTSSPQHLAGAMKVPTVSITYPWSEKLWTPRGPLNFSAVSDIDDDVRDIPVRTVYETLNRTLQGALAPWEEEK from the coding sequence GTGAAGAAGTTTCATATTCTCTGCCTCAGGAGCGACCGCATAGGCGACATGCTGGTGAGCACGCCCGTCATACACCGGTTGCGCGAGCTGTATCCCGACGCCGTTCTGGATGTGGTGGCGAGTCCGCTGGGGGCCGTGGCGCTGGAAGGCAATCCCGAAGTCGATCATGTATTCGTGTACGACAAGAAGAACGTGCGTTCCTGGTTTTCTCTGCTGCCTCATCTTTGGGCACGGCACGACCTGGTGGTGAGCTTCAACGACAGGTCGCGCACGCTGCGTATGCTTTCCGCCCTTGCGCGCGGGGAAAGGAAGGGCGCTCTCAACAAGGGGCGTCTTGCACCATGGAGCGGAGCGGAGGAAGAGGGGTCCCATTACTCCGGCGTCATGCTCCGGGAGCTGGAGGCGGAGTTTTCTCTGCCGCATGACGAACACCCCGACATAAGCATCCGTTTCCACCTGCCCGAAGAGGTGGAAAAATCCGTGCGCGGAAGTTTTCCGCCCGTACCGGGACTGACGCGCGTGGGCATATTCATCGGCAACATCAAAAAGACGGGGCTGCGCTGGCCCATTGAAAAATTCGTGGAGCTTTCCCGCGTGCTTCTGGAAAAGAATCCCGGCCTTGATGTGTGGATTGTGGCGGGAGAGAGCGACGTTCCGCTTCTGGAAGTCTACCGCGGCATGGAGCATCCGCGGCTGCACCGGTTCATCGGCAGGAAGTCGCTTCAGTACACGGCCGCCTTTCTGAAAACCTGCGACGCCTTCGTCACCTGTACCTCGTCTCCGCAGCATCTGGCCGGAGCCATGAAGGTGCCTACCGTTTCCATTACCTATCCATGGTCGGAAAAACTCTGGACTCCGCGCGGCCCGCTGAATTTTTCCGCCGTTTCGGATATTGATGACGATGTGCGGGACATTCCTGTACGAACCGTGTATGAAACGCTGAACAGAACTCTTCAGGGGGCTCTTGCCCCGTGGGAAGAGGAAAAATAG
- the epsC gene encoding serine O-acetyltransferase EpsC, producing the protein MNSCCPSPDKEITLSRMHDLDEVTDALCRPESLSSVLNAKDCSTPLPSYAALKEMMERLKAVLFPGYFGPSQVHRESLRYHLAANLDSIFRLLSEQIRRGGCFACADYANDCRGCDVASREMAMQFMRRIPAIRDMLAEDARAAYEGDPAATSPGETVFCYPSMLTMIHHRIAHELYALKVPIIPRIIGEMAHSRTGIDIHPGAQIGENFFIDHGTGVVIGETCIIGKGCRLYQGVTLGALSFSKNADGTLVKGIPRHPILEDNVTVYAGASILGRITIGKGSVIGGNVWLTHSVPAGSRIVQSGPKARPGEALTGKCDKA; encoded by the coding sequence ATGAACTCCTGCTGCCCCTCGCCCGACAAAGAAATCACCCTGTCCCGTATGCATGACCTTGATGAGGTGACGGACGCCCTGTGCCGCCCGGAATCGCTCTCGTCCGTGCTGAACGCCAAGGACTGTTCCACGCCCCTGCCCTCGTACGCCGCGCTCAAGGAAATGATGGAACGGCTGAAGGCCGTGCTCTTTCCCGGATACTTCGGCCCCTCTCAGGTGCACCGCGAATCGCTGCGCTATCACCTCGCCGCCAACCTTGATTCCATTTTCCGGCTGCTCAGCGAACAGATCCGGCGCGGCGGCTGCTTTGCCTGCGCCGACTATGCCAACGACTGCCGCGGCTGCGACGTGGCCTCCAGAGAAATGGCCATGCAGTTCATGCGCCGCATCCCCGCCATACGCGACATGCTCGCCGAAGATGCCCGGGCCGCCTATGAAGGCGACCCTGCGGCCACAAGTCCCGGGGAAACCGTGTTCTGCTACCCCTCCATGCTCACCATGATCCACCACCGCATCGCCCATGAGCTCTATGCCCTGAAGGTGCCCATCATCCCGCGCATCATAGGCGAAATGGCCCATTCCCGTACGGGTATCGACATCCATCCCGGCGCGCAGATAGGCGAAAACTTCTTCATCGACCACGGTACCGGCGTGGTGATCGGTGAAACGTGCATCATCGGCAAGGGATGCCGTCTGTACCAGGGGGTGACGCTGGGCGCGCTGTCCTTCTCCAAAAACGCCGACGGCACGCTGGTCAAGGGTATTCCCCGCCATCCCATTCTGGAAGACAACGTCACCGTATATGCCGGAGCCTCCATCCTCGGCCGTATTACCATAGGCAAGGGTTCCGTCATCGGCGGCAACGTATGGCTCACCCACAGCGTGCCCGCCGGAAGCCGCATCGTGCAGAGCGGCCCCAAGGCACGGCCCGGCGAAGCGCTGACCGGCAAGTGCGACAAGGCCTGA
- a CDS encoding NAD(P)H-dependent glycerol-3-phosphate dehydrogenase, producing the protein MTANSFPRVAVAGGGSWGTALSHVLAVAGHETALILRDEKVAQAINERHENPRYLPGKSLHPGVAAVTDVSVLRHCETLVLAVPCQHQRRWLQSVRDILPSGVTVVNASKGLENDTCLPMRCVLEEELPHLAPRYAVLSGPSFAAEVMDGQPTAVVLGCRDEEQGSRLRALFSTPFFRCYSSTDVTGVEMGGALKNVMAIAAGVCTGLGFSSNAGAALITRGLAELSRLGAAMGANPLTFMGLSGLGDLVLTCTGRLSRNRQVGERLGRGERLEEIVSSLGMVAEGVKTAGAAQKLAARFGISAPVTEAVCRILHEGASPRDAVKELMERPLREE; encoded by the coding sequence ATGACGGCAAATTCTTTTCCCCGCGTCGCCGTAGCCGGCGGCGGAAGCTGGGGGACGGCGCTCTCCCATGTGCTGGCCGTGGCCGGGCACGAAACCGCACTCATCCTGCGCGACGAGAAGGTGGCGCAGGCCATCAACGAACGACATGAAAATCCGCGCTATCTTCCCGGAAAGTCCCTGCATCCGGGGGTTGCCGCAGTGACGGACGTTTCCGTCCTGCGACACTGCGAAACGCTGGTGCTTGCCGTCCCCTGCCAGCATCAGCGCCGCTGGCTGCAGAGCGTGCGGGATATTCTTCCTTCCGGCGTCACCGTGGTGAACGCCTCCAAGGGGCTGGAAAACGACACCTGCCTGCCCATGAGATGCGTGCTGGAAGAAGAGCTTCCCCACCTTGCCCCGCGTTACGCCGTGCTTTCCGGTCCTTCCTTTGCCGCAGAAGTCATGGACGGCCAGCCCACCGCTGTGGTGCTGGGCTGCCGCGACGAGGAGCAGGGAAGCCGACTGCGCGCCCTTTTCTCCACGCCCTTTTTCCGCTGCTATTCCAGTACGGACGTGACGGGCGTGGAAATGGGCGGAGCGCTCAAGAACGTCATGGCCATAGCCGCCGGCGTCTGCACCGGGCTGGGATTTTCCTCCAATGCGGGGGCGGCGCTCATCACGCGAGGTCTTGCGGAACTCAGCCGCCTGGGGGCGGCCATGGGAGCAAATCCCCTCACCTTCATGGGACTTTCCGGGCTGGGAGATCTCGTGCTTACCTGCACGGGCCGCCTTTCCCGCAACAGGCAGGTGGGCGAACGCCTGGGCAGAGGAGAACGGCTGGAGGAAATCGTCTCCTCCCTCGGCATGGTGGCCGAAGGCGTGAAAACGGCGGGCGCCGCGCAGAAGCTTGCCGCCCGATTCGGCATTTCCGCGCCTGTGACGGAAGCGGTATGCCGTATTCTGCATGAAGGAGCCTCCCCGCGGGACGCCGTGAAGGAACTCATGGAGCGCCCCCTCAGGGAGGAATAG
- the leuB gene encoding 3-isopropylmalate dehydrogenase encodes MATYRIAVIPGDGIGPEIVDEALKVLEKIGSKFGHEFFFTRLLMGGAAYDAAGTCFPADTVDICKKNDAVLLGAVGGPKWDNLPGPERPEKALLKIREGLGLYANLRPAIMHKALSGACPIKRENIGDSMDLLIVRELTGGIYFGEHGWRDGKYGQEAYDVERYSEMEIRRIAKVAFNAAMARRKNLVSVDKSNVLETSRLWRRVVNEMSADYPEVTVSHMYVDNAAMQLVYRPNQFDVLLTSNMFGDILSDEASMITGSLGMLPSASLADGSFGLYEPSHGSAPDIAGKNIANPIATIMSVSMMLRYSFGLEQEAAAIDNAVTQVLEAGIRTSDIAEEGVAPVTTTAMGKAICDRI; translated from the coding sequence ATGGCAACCTATCGCATAGCGGTCATCCCCGGCGACGGCATCGGCCCGGAAATCGTGGATGAAGCCCTCAAGGTTCTGGAAAAGATCGGCAGCAAATTCGGTCATGAATTCTTCTTCACCCGTCTGCTCATGGGCGGAGCCGCCTACGACGCCGCAGGCACCTGCTTCCCGGCAGACACGGTGGACATCTGCAAAAAGAACGACGCCGTGCTTCTCGGCGCGGTGGGCGGCCCCAAGTGGGACAACCTGCCCGGCCCCGAACGCCCGGAAAAGGCCCTGCTCAAGATCCGCGAAGGCCTCGGCCTGTATGCCAACCTGCGCCCGGCCATCATGCACAAGGCGCTGAGCGGCGCATGTCCCATCAAGCGCGAGAACATCGGCGACAGCATGGATCTTCTCATCGTGCGCGAACTCACCGGCGGCATCTACTTCGGCGAACACGGCTGGAGAGACGGCAAATACGGCCAGGAAGCCTATGACGTGGAACGCTACAGCGAAATGGAAATCCGCCGCATCGCCAAAGTGGCCTTCAACGCCGCCATGGCCCGCAGGAAGAATCTCGTGAGCGTGGACAAGTCCAACGTGCTGGAAACCTCCCGCCTGTGGAGACGCGTGGTCAACGAAATGAGCGCCGACTACCCGGAAGTGACCGTTTCCCACATGTATGTGGACAACGCGGCCATGCAGCTCGTGTACCGGCCCAATCAGTTCGACGTGCTGCTCACCTCCAACATGTTCGGCGACATTCTTTCCGACGAAGCCAGCATGATCACCGGTTCCCTGGGGATGCTGCCTTCCGCAAGCCTCGCCGACGGTTCCTTCGGCCTTTATGAGCCGAGCCACGGTTCCGCGCCCGACATCGCGGGGAAGAACATCGCCAACCCCATCGCCACCATCATGTCCGTTTCCATGATGCTGCGCTACAGCTTCGGTCTCGAACAGGAAGCCGCCGCCATCGACAATGCCGTGACGCAGGTTCTTGAAGCGGGCATCCGCACCTCGGACATCGCGGAAGAAGGCGTTGCTCCCGTGACCACCACCGCCATGGGCAAGGCCATCTGCGACAGAATCTGA
- a CDS encoding sulfite exporter TauE/SafE family protein — protein sequence MPRNLNKALTVEVSLIVLFVLCLFFFIAGFVDSVAGGGGLISTPSMLLCGIPPHVALGTGKFASTLGSLSSLWTFARNHLVVMRIAPAGFVSAFLGGMLGSALAMRVPSDMLGKVLIFLLPVGMVISLFSGRLVTQEGELPERGLWVRVILMGLLIGAYDGFFGPGTGSFFIIMQHLVLRMGLVRASATAKVFNLASNAGAFAVFATGGVTHFMLGLPLAAANILGNQLGTRLAIRIGARMVRNFLYVTLTLLLSTLVYRFFFS from the coding sequence TTGCCCCGCAACCTCAACAAGGCCCTTACCGTGGAAGTCTCCCTTATCGTCCTTTTCGTTCTGTGTCTGTTCTTCTTCATCGCCGGTTTTGTGGATTCCGTGGCCGGCGGCGGCGGACTCATCTCCACCCCCTCCATGCTTCTGTGCGGCATTCCCCCGCATGTCGCCCTCGGCACGGGAAAATTCGCCAGTACGCTGGGTTCCCTTTCCTCGCTGTGGACCTTTGCCAGAAATCATCTGGTCGTCATGCGCATCGCTCCGGCAGGATTCGTTTCGGCCTTTCTCGGAGGAATGCTCGGTTCCGCCCTCGCCATGCGCGTGCCGAGCGACATGCTGGGCAAGGTACTCATCTTCCTTCTGCCCGTGGGCATGGTCATTTCCCTTTTCTCCGGCAGACTCGTCACCCAGGAAGGGGAGCTTCCCGAACGCGGACTCTGGGTACGGGTCATTCTCATGGGCCTTCTCATCGGCGCGTACGACGGCTTCTTCGGTCCCGGCACGGGCAGTTTCTTCATCATCATGCAGCACCTCGTGCTCCGCATGGGGCTGGTACGGGCCTCGGCCACGGCCAAGGTATTCAACCTCGCCTCCAACGCCGGAGCCTTCGCCGTGTTCGCCACGGGAGGCGTCACCCATTTCATGCTGGGACTGCCCCTCGCTGCGGCCAACATCCTCGGCAATCAGCTCGGAACACGCCTCGCCATTCGCATAGGCGCGCGCATGGTAAGAAATTTTCTCTATGTGACGCTTACTTTACTGCTCTCCACCCTTGTCTATCGCTTCTTTTTTTCTTAA